The Chrysoperla carnea chromosome X, inChrCarn1.1, whole genome shotgun sequence genome includes a region encoding these proteins:
- the LOC123302594 gene encoding voltage-dependent calcium channel subunit alpha-2/delta-3 produces the protein MNEIQHKYHEVEVDVVRKDGLILTREMAVEVKNMMDFKMSAVMRIMDSAEQAALSPKPGTVVSAADGASSSSNGGGNMRYYNAHKLAADGRLSNGGREVILTPNRHFDHLPVNTSISSVLMPTPVTDSDAEVQNSIQWSEHLDPLFANNYETDPSLSWQYFGSSLGFLRRYPAIAWPPEDPASLNAKGEKTDRDDHIYDFRHSAWFVDAATSPKDLVILLDASGSMTGQRSQLAAATVREILDTLGSNDYVNVFKFSDYTEEIVPCFKDLLVQASPENKRDLKNALDTIRPENIANFTSALVTAFEILHKYNRTGQGCQCNQAIMLITDGPPSTFQDILQMYNMPHRLVRIFTYLIGKDSSNAAEMSWIACNNKGYYKRISSLNEIPESVQQYIFVMARPMVMYQNNHPIQWTPVYMGGKSSSLRPSAPMQLMTSVTTPVFDRRNHSVRVANLLGVVGTDVPIEQIIKLVPPYKLGVNGYSFIVNNNGHVLYHPDLRPLVNNKFEKSLEPEYTSIDLTEVELVENESGPRENNSMLLDLRHDMIDQKEGEIELSVKVHYDNMKRVTTRKHKYFYNPIEGTPFSLGLAIPEGYGMYEVIAEQEIKHSPVNVTEYFKGTNWKVHPDWVYCEYNSVSEQYLGTAEDRVLHFLSRTRAPGWKWMSMRPRAPPLGPLTTAHGPVIHHVQTTPHKKTEKDSYYCDKTLMQSLVQDAIVTEGMDKHSSTHSTHKEDKHPIATLMALLHRQGYQMFGVTLSFIATRSGLLRWIDHATTSTDSNEPHFSELNTRATDETWYRRAVDQHAIEPESFVFSVPFDADEMYARGGIGQRGPLVTATHAIFIERKGHRAPAAVVGLQFQHSTLASHFINITSACTGTTACRKTCASDELDCYVLDNNGFVILSESPEHTGKFFGQIDGTIMDSLVQDRIYKKVAVYDYQGACSSDKSHFNKGVKFISPLQPLGWFFEWTIGTLSFWFSMMGQSYAKSFSYANDDDYEYDTYVTDDINMESEPQPAGPSSIPNDIKRPTPEVNKEVTRTTSSTTDSSSGTTSSTGGHVYPCDKRVDLYILQPDRLNTSGLSNPLKGKLTNCHITGCERPFSVQKIPHSNLILLVVDTLCPCGSKQLSIGAYEVLYDTSRCRVKPMEALYRRRPPKCINYHPEEIEIKLCGNCGKFQASIFLEFLTIAFTLSRFT, from the exons cgTATAATGGATAGCGCCGAACAAGCTGCATTGTCACCGAAACCCGGTACCGTTGTGTCAGCTGCAGATGGAGCTAGCAGTTCAAGTAATGGTGGCGGTAACATGCGCTATTATAATGCGCATAAACTTGCTGCTGATGGACGATTGTCGAACGGCGGTCGAGAGGTCATTCTTACACCGAATAGACATTTCGACCATCTACCGGTAAACACTAGCATCAGTTCGGTTTTAATGCCAACCCCTGTCACTGATTCAG ATGCTGAAGTACAAAATTCAATACAATGGTCAGAACATTTGGATCCATTGTTTGCAAATAATTATGAAACGGATCCTTCATTATCTTGGCAATATTTTGGTAGTTCTTTAGGATTTTTACGACGATATCCAG CAATTGCTTGGCCACCAGAGGATCCGGCTTCTTTGAATGCGAAAGGTGAAAAAACCGATCGCGATGATCACATTTACGATTTTCGACATTCAGCATGGTTTGTTGATGCTGCTACAAGTCCAAAAGATTTAGTTATTTTACTGGATGCATCTGGTTCCATGACTGGTCAACGCAGCCAATTAGCTGCGGCAACTGTACGTGAAATTTTGGATACACTTGGCAGCAATGATTATGTCAATGTGTTTAAATTTTCTGATTACACCGAAGAAATTGTACCTTGCTTTAAGGACTTATTGGTGCAAGCTAGTCCAGAAAATAAACGTGATTTAAAAAATGCGTTGGATACAATTCGACCagaaaatattgcaaattttacaTCAGCTTTAGTTACtgcatttgaaattttgcataag tATAATCGTACTGGTCAAGGATGTCAATGTAACCAAGCTATAATGCTAATCACAGATGGTCCACCTTCCACATTTCAAGATATTTTGCAAATGTATAATATGCCACACAGATTGGTTCGTATATTTACGTATCTAATCGGAAAAGATTCGAGTAATGCTGCCGAGATGAGTTGGATCGCTTGTAATAATAAAG GATATTATAAGCGAATAAGCTCATTAAATGAAATTCCTGAGAGTGTtcaacaatatatttttgttatggcCCGTCCAATGGTTATGTATCAGAACAATCATCCAATTCAGTGGACTCCAGTTTATATGGGAGGAAAA aGCAGTAGCCTACGTCCAAGTGCCCCAATGCAACTAATGACTTCAGTTACAACACCAGTTTTTGATCGGCGAAATCATTCT GTACGTGTTGCTAATTTATTGGGAGTTGTCGGTACAGATGTTCCAATCGAGCAGATAATCAAATTAGTTCCCCCATATAAG cttgGCGTAAATGGTTActcatttattgtaaataataatggcCATGTGCTCTATCATCCCGATTTGAGGCCATTA gttaataataaattcgaaaaaagtttAGAACCGGAATATACTTCGATTGATTTAACCGAAGTTGAATTAGTGGAAAATGAAAGTGGACCACGAGAAAATAACTCCATGCTTTTGGAT ctAAGGCACGATATGATAGATCAAAAAGAAGGAGAAATTGAGCTCAGTGTCAAAGTTCACTATGACAATATG aAACGAGTTACTACACgtaaacacaaatatttttacaatccaATTGAAGGTACACCATTTTCTTTGGGATTAGCTATTCCCGAAGGATATGGCATGTATGAAGTCATAGCTGAACAGGAAATTAAACATAGTCCTGTGAACG taACGGAATATTTTAAAGGAACTAATTGGAAAGTACATCCTGATTGGGTTTACTGTGAATATAACAGCGTTTCTGAACAATATTTGGGAACGGCTGAAGATCGAGTACTACATTTTTTATCACGAACCCGAGCACCTGGTTGGAAATGGATGTCAATGAGACCACGAGCACCGCCTTTAGGTCCATTAACAACAGCCCATGGACCCGTTATACATCATGTGCAAACTACGCCTcataaaaaaaccgaaaaagaTTCTTATTACT GTGATAAAACATTAATGCAATCGCTAGTCCAGGATGCAATCGTTACGGAGGGTATGGATAAACACAGTTCAACGCATTCGACGCACAAGGAGGATAAACA CCCGATAGCCACGCTGATGGCTCTTTTGCACAG ACAAGGCTATCAGATGTTTGGAGTAACATTATCGTTCATTGCAACACGAAGTGGTTTATTGCGTTGGATTGATCATGCAACCACGTCAACAGACTCAAACGAACC acatttttcggAATTGAATACACGTGCGACAGATGAAACTTGGTATCGTCGTGCTGTTGACCAGCATGCAATCGAACCAgaaagttttgtattttctgtACCATTCGATGCAGACGAGATGTATGCACGTGGAGGAATTGGACAACGTGGCCCATTAGTAACGGCCACACATGCAATATTTATCGAACGCAAAGGTCACAGAGCTCCAGCCGCGGTTGTCGGTCTGCAATTCCAGCACTCGACCTTAGCTTcgcatttcattaatattaccTCAGCC TGTACAGGAACAACTGCCTGCCGTAAAACATGCGCTTCCGATGAACTAGATTGCTATGTTTTGGATAACAATGGTTTTGTCATTTTATCCGAAAGTCCTGAACATACTGGTAAATTCTTTGGACAAATTGATGGAACAATTATGGATTCGTTAGTACAGGATCGTATTTATAAGAAAGTTGCAGTTTATGATTATCAAGGAGCTTGTTCCAGTGATaaaagtcattttaataaagggGTTAAATTTATTTCG ccgTTACAGCCTTTAGGGTGGTTTTTCGAATGGACAATTGGAACATTAAGTTTCTGGTTTTCGATGATGGGTCAAAGTTACGCAAAATCTTTCTCCTATGCAAATGATGATGAtt ATGAATATGATACCTATGTGACCGATGACATAAACATGGAATCGGAACCACAACCAGCCGGTCCAAGTTCAATTCCAAACGATATAAAACGTCCAACGCCTGAAGTAAACAAAGAAGTTACTAGAACAACGTCTTCCACAACCGATTCTTCGAGTGGTACCACCTCCAGCACTGGAGGTCATGTGTACCCATGTGATAAACGTGTTGATCTGTATATTTTACAACCGGATCGTTTAAACACGAGTGGCCTGAGTAATCCGTTAAAGGGCAAATTAACAAATTGCCATATTACGGGTTGTGAACGACCATTTAGTGTACAAAAAATTCCTCATAGcaacttaattttattagttgttGATACTTTATGCCCATGCGGTAGCAAACAATTGAGTATAGGAGCGTATGAAGTCTTGTATGATACAAGTCGATGTCGGGTCAAACCTATGGAAGCACTTTATCGACGTCGACCACCGAAATGTATCAACTATCATCCAGAA gaaattgaaataaaattgtgtggCAACTGTGGAAAATTCCAGGCATCGATTTTCCtcgaatttttaacaattgCATTCACATTATCAAGATTCACGTGA